Proteins encoded in a region of the Triticum dicoccoides isolate Atlit2015 ecotype Zavitan chromosome 3A, WEW_v2.0, whole genome shotgun sequence genome:
- the LOC119269742 gene encoding phospholipase ABHD3-like isoform X2 produces the protein MAAAAAAGESAGELLRRAAALVPAEHYALAALVAVSALAYRFVELHVIGDLLRGLRGRRVELTFHPASEIYHCVASKCRSLHGRYLATPWLASPHLQTLFLGIHGRPPSFTYKRQLYTVRDGGTIALDWLLAFDLEDEIISKDSSTPLLVVVPGLTSDSDAAYAKHLVHSMATKGWNVVVSNHRGLGGVSITSDCLYNGGWTEDVREVINYLHRKYPKAPMFCVGTSIGANILVKYLGEEGESTPLAGAASICSPWDLVVCDRFISRKLVQRFYDKALAFGLKGYAKLHQPVLARLANWEGIKKSRSIREFDHHATCIVAKYETVDTYYRRCSSASFVGNVSVPLLCISALDDPLCTREAIPWDECRANKNIVLATTQNGGHLAFFQGLTAGKLWWVGAVSEFLCALHDSSYMHRQKAEDHVLHSSLESSIDKSPYVNILGDGMIAPVGNDGPPSSQITDDLKPNATVNSTQQDEQAKEVENNSGTDAVPAQSPAAAGSAKQQGEERYADKIRDAMAPVKRSVNKLARYQGRSVWLLAYVALVTSWPLLGSLAFMLFRKKSRNPLSAK, from the exons ATggcggccgcggccgccgccggcgAGTCGGCCGGCGAGCTGCTGCGCCGCGCGGCGGCGCTGGTCCCCGCGGAGCACTACGCGCTCGCGGCCCTcgtcgccgtctcggccctcgCGTACCGGTTCGTGGAGCTCCACGTCATCGGCGACCTCCTCCGCGGCCTCCGCGGCCGCCGCGTCGAGCTCACCTTCCACCCCGCCTCCGAGATCTACCACTGCGTCGCCTCCAAGTGCCGCTCGCTCCACGGCAG GTACCTGGCGACGCCTTGGCTTGCGAGCCCGCATTTGCAGACATTGTTCCTGGGAATCCATGGCAGACCACCGTCCTTCACCTACAAGAG GCAACTGTACACAGTTCGTGATGGTGGAACCATTGCTTTGGATTGGCTGCTGGCCTTTGATTTGGAGG ATGAGATCATTTCAAAAGATTCTTCAACACCCCTTTTAGTTGTCGTCCCTGGATTAACCAGTGATTCTGATGCTGCT TATGCAAAACACTTGGTTCATTCCATGGCAACAAAAGGGTGGAATGTTGTTGTAAGTAACCACAGGGGTCTTGGTGGTGTGTCCATTACA TCAGATTGCCTCTACAATGGTGGATGGACAGAGGATGTCCGAGAAGTTATTAATTATCTCCATCGCAAGTATCCAAAGGCTCCGATGTTCTGTGTTGGTACAAGCATAGGTGCCAATATCCTG GTCAAGTACCTTGGAGAAGAAGGTGAGAGTACTCCTCTGGCTGGTGCTGCATCTATTTGTTCTCCATGGGATCTGGTG GTATGTGACAGATTTATTTCCCGTAAGCTTGTGCAACGGTTTTATGACAAAGCCCTTGCGTTTGGTCTAAAGGGCTATGCAAAGCT ACATCAACCTGTCTTGGCTCGCCTTGCAAATTGGGAGGGTATTAAAAAG tCACGCTCTATCCGGGAGTTTGACCACCATGCCACTTGCATTGTTGCAAAATATGAG ACTGTGGATACCTACTACCGCCGGTGCAGCAGTGCTAGTTTTGTTGGTAATGTGTCAGTTCCCTTGCTTTGTATAAGTGCTTTGGATGACCCCCTTTGCACAAGAGAGGCAATTCCTTGGGACGAATGCAG AGCGAACAAGAACATTGTTTTGGCGACTACTCAGAATGGTGGCCATCTCGCATTTTTTCAAGGACTAACTGCTGGAAAACTATG GTGGGTTGGAGCTGTGTCTGAGTTCCTTTGTGCTCTGCATGACAGCTCGTACATGCATCGACAAAAG GCGGAAGATCATGTTCTGCATTCTTCACTGGAGTCGTCCATTGACAAGAGCCCGTACGTCAACATCCTTGGAGATGGAATGATAGCTCCGGTCGGAAACGATGGCCCCCCTTCTAGCCAGATCACCGATGATCTGAAGCCGAATGCCACGGTGAACAGCACACAACAAGATGAACAAGCCAAGGAAGTGGAGAACAATAGCGGCACGGATGCAGTGCCCGCTCAAAGCCCTGCAGCTGCAGGGTCCGCAAAGCAGCAAGGGGAGGAACGCTACGCTGATAAGATCCGCGATGCCATGGCTCCCGTCAAGAGATCCGTAAACAAGCTCGCCCGGTACCAAGGGAGGTCAGTCTGGCTC
- the LOC119269742 gene encoding phospholipase ABHD3-like isoform X1: MAAAAAAGESAGELLRRAAALVPAEHYALAALVAVSALAYRFVELHVIGDLLRGLRGRRVELTFHPASEIYHCVASKCRSLHGRYLATPWLASPHLQTLFLGIHGRPPSFTYKRQLYTVRDGGTIALDWLLAFDLEDADEIISKDSSTPLLVVVPGLTSDSDAAYAKHLVHSMATKGWNVVVSNHRGLGGVSITSDCLYNGGWTEDVREVINYLHRKYPKAPMFCVGTSIGANILVKYLGEEGESTPLAGAASICSPWDLVVCDRFISRKLVQRFYDKALAFGLKGYAKLHQPVLARLANWEGIKKSRSIREFDHHATCIVAKYETVDTYYRRCSSASFVGNVSVPLLCISALDDPLCTREAIPWDECRANKNIVLATTQNGGHLAFFQGLTAGKLWWVGAVSEFLCALHDSSYMHRQKAEDHVLHSSLESSIDKSPYVNILGDGMIAPVGNDGPPSSQITDDLKPNATVNSTQQDEQAKEVENNSGTDAVPAQSPAAAGSAKQQGEERYADKIRDAMAPVKRSVNKLARYQGRSVWLLAYVALVTSWPLLGSLAFMLFRKKSRNPLSAK, encoded by the exons ATggcggccgcggccgccgccggcgAGTCGGCCGGCGAGCTGCTGCGCCGCGCGGCGGCGCTGGTCCCCGCGGAGCACTACGCGCTCGCGGCCCTcgtcgccgtctcggccctcgCGTACCGGTTCGTGGAGCTCCACGTCATCGGCGACCTCCTCCGCGGCCTCCGCGGCCGCCGCGTCGAGCTCACCTTCCACCCCGCCTCCGAGATCTACCACTGCGTCGCCTCCAAGTGCCGCTCGCTCCACGGCAG GTACCTGGCGACGCCTTGGCTTGCGAGCCCGCATTTGCAGACATTGTTCCTGGGAATCCATGGCAGACCACCGTCCTTCACCTACAAGAG GCAACTGTACACAGTTCGTGATGGTGGAACCATTGCTTTGGATTGGCTGCTGGCCTTTGATTTGGAGG ATGCAGATGAGATCATTTCAAAAGATTCTTCAACACCCCTTTTAGTTGTCGTCCCTGGATTAACCAGTGATTCTGATGCTGCT TATGCAAAACACTTGGTTCATTCCATGGCAACAAAAGGGTGGAATGTTGTTGTAAGTAACCACAGGGGTCTTGGTGGTGTGTCCATTACA TCAGATTGCCTCTACAATGGTGGATGGACAGAGGATGTCCGAGAAGTTATTAATTATCTCCATCGCAAGTATCCAAAGGCTCCGATGTTCTGTGTTGGTACAAGCATAGGTGCCAATATCCTG GTCAAGTACCTTGGAGAAGAAGGTGAGAGTACTCCTCTGGCTGGTGCTGCATCTATTTGTTCTCCATGGGATCTGGTG GTATGTGACAGATTTATTTCCCGTAAGCTTGTGCAACGGTTTTATGACAAAGCCCTTGCGTTTGGTCTAAAGGGCTATGCAAAGCT ACATCAACCTGTCTTGGCTCGCCTTGCAAATTGGGAGGGTATTAAAAAG tCACGCTCTATCCGGGAGTTTGACCACCATGCCACTTGCATTGTTGCAAAATATGAG ACTGTGGATACCTACTACCGCCGGTGCAGCAGTGCTAGTTTTGTTGGTAATGTGTCAGTTCCCTTGCTTTGTATAAGTGCTTTGGATGACCCCCTTTGCACAAGAGAGGCAATTCCTTGGGACGAATGCAG AGCGAACAAGAACATTGTTTTGGCGACTACTCAGAATGGTGGCCATCTCGCATTTTTTCAAGGACTAACTGCTGGAAAACTATG GTGGGTTGGAGCTGTGTCTGAGTTCCTTTGTGCTCTGCATGACAGCTCGTACATGCATCGACAAAAG GCGGAAGATCATGTTCTGCATTCTTCACTGGAGTCGTCCATTGACAAGAGCCCGTACGTCAACATCCTTGGAGATGGAATGATAGCTCCGGTCGGAAACGATGGCCCCCCTTCTAGCCAGATCACCGATGATCTGAAGCCGAATGCCACGGTGAACAGCACACAACAAGATGAACAAGCCAAGGAAGTGGAGAACAATAGCGGCACGGATGCAGTGCCCGCTCAAAGCCCTGCAGCTGCAGGGTCCGCAAAGCAGCAAGGGGAGGAACGCTACGCTGATAAGATCCGCGATGCCATGGCTCCCGTCAAGAGATCCGTAAACAAGCTCGCCCGGTACCAAGGGAGGTCAGTCTGGCTC